Genomic DNA from Triticum dicoccoides isolate Atlit2015 ecotype Zavitan chromosome 4B, WEW_v2.0, whole genome shotgun sequence:
ctgatgacctagcagagctctacaagacagatcctgaagagaattatcatcagcgcaagactagaatccaatggattcgacgctattgggctgaagaatggttcaagtacaagtttgtaaccaaggaatatgcagagaagaatgctatcaagagtccttgcggtgatattctctatcgaggccttcaacccaagaacagagctaaaGCTATTGCACAAggtttctatccctgcatggtccgaggacctcagcctgagaatgccgatcccTCATCATTACTCTGTgtcgtgatgatgctctcttcaagcgcaacttccagcacgcaaaggcttcggccaaggaaaacaagaagtcattaggATTAGACtttaaccctggtccctctgctccccgtgctgacggctcacgtgatgcagaaccaaatgtcatcggccccttctccaaccttgatggcctcatcacttacatcttggtccatggtgccaaaatggatcattttgataatgatgctgacactgatgaagccccaactCCTCCTCCAAAGTTGTAAAAGcaaaagaagccaaaagcttcaagatcagctgctccaaaagcttgacgtgcgaagcctctggccactgcacctcctgaagacagtgtgcagtctgaagatcaatcccgaatctccaagaagacggagaagaaaaagcaaatcgtcaggcatactgatcaaaccttgactcctgctgccattctgcatgaagaacccattgatttgtccagcgatgaagatcttgcagatgatgcccttgaacaactgatcaagagcaaggaagaagcagagatcttcaacaacctgcctctcttcgatgtggcaatcatccataacttcattgatgagtggtttgacaccccaaatctcagctttgatgatctgcagctTCCCATTGACCTCAGCGTCTCctttaatggcgccattgcttctgagctagctctcgctcagtgcATCGTTGAGCTGAAAAAAAATTcattatgagaaggctcagttcaagaagcatgtggcgaagctcagcgtgcaagatgtcagaaacttcaaggtcatgctgcatgagcttaaagaagcctttctcaagaagctccAAGAAGCCCAAGGCTCTCGCGAgcgtatgaagagtttggctgacaagtgtgtgcttgcctacaatgaggctgagaagcacaagtctcttggccatcctggcattgaccccaggatggctgcaaagaagaagaagctctctactgcccaacctgcaccttcaagtcaagaagcacctcgcattatcttcccaagcagcatgactggctcgaagccaaaggtcacgactaccgcttcagaacagaagaagacgagggctgccgaggctgaagccagaaaaagaaagaatactgaagcctctgatgccgctccctccaagaagaagagcaaaaccaagaagaattgggctgctcccacagagcccttggttgttgaacctatctctgtggttcgccctgcgtctgaacatcaagaaagacagatgatagttcatgagcctgctcccacagaggctcatgaagctgaagatattccagcagctgaacccgccgctgctgaagacattggtcaagataacaatgttgaagatgatgaagttcttccttagatcgaacacaacatggtatcatcgcctgttctcacgaacaacgaactcattagcattggtcgtcctctgacgccaattgctcaggatgcatcatgggctgatcacccacagcaacaagactccccaagtactccccaacaacaacaacaagttacACCACCCgtgcatgaagaagaagaagactttgaggcccagccaactccatctccaaaggcgttgccagcatttcgcaggcttcgcaaaggacaaatgcctcaagtccctctttagagcgttccagaaggagaagtgcatcatcaacctgttgcacgtcaagtgtttcctgaagccactccaaccGAGAATGTCTCTGCGTTTGAAGCCCAAGctactgaagacaatccggctgcatcagccgatgaaagacaagaagacgtacgtgtccctactcccccagttattgaagaagttgttcctgatgtgaacgtgccagtgcccaaccctccagctcgtcaagtggaggttgaaaatcccgaAGCTGCCACTACCAACGAAAGTGAAGCCAATgatgtagtcatggctgaagctaatgtggagcttgaaccaaccagtgtgtctgaagccaatgaggcaactgctcccgaagcacctgttatgcagcctgaagcctcagctgctgccactgctcctgttccgccaccaaggccctatacaattgagcaagcatacaatcatggtcagctaaccactgtccgatggcccgttctggtacctccgcctactgcctctggacctcaatttgattatcatgttgagcataggcctcaggtccagaaaccaaagccaagactgccaaggttcccaggcacTGCTAattctacagggtccttcaatgcaaatggcttcaaaagccacaataccttctttgacagcgccaagaacccctacccaaagccaaggatatcattagatcgtttctggagctatcaacagcgaagctattactcctgcgttctgtatgatcaagggcgcattttcccacatatgcgcctcgacactgaagccattgctggactgccgtgcttagaagaagcacttgactgttttcatgatgccggtctgctcagctttgtgactgacaaagaacattggaatgaagaacttttgcttcaattctatgctaccctccacattcgcggctacaatagAGATATCAAGACCtgggttcttgagtggatgaccggaaatgttcatcatgaagccaaagctcttgatgttatcgagcttacaggcctatccactcccagagatctctatgaacctggctgtcaactacaccgcaatgcactggagagcatcttccacaagcctgaacccaatatgagccagatgttgagcatgatgaagcccttgccatctgacgctgaatatccaacggagttctttgttgatgaccttgagtatctgcctcgcaccatatatcacatcatcaggcgaactctatggcctatcaaaggacattcatcagctgctaaacttgaaggagccatgaagactttggtcttttacatcctcaatggcatcaacttcaattcccaagacttcttcatcaggcaacttgctgcttctggatctaacctttttggtctgaagttttatgctccatgggtcatgcgcctcatcaagcgacactcttctatcaactatcagccctctgctcgcaatcatctgatctttctaccagaggttgatatgtcagttgaagctatatacctgagcctgccaaggagcctctttgtcttcaaaatgctgatcaccaaagcttcactcagtccaTGGAAGGCATTCAAGCAGTATCAcgtatctatccaatggctggaaatactcgtccgcctcatcgtgcgcaaactgaagccactgaaagcaccattgcccaaaggcctaagaagcgctctcgtgttctaaatgaccgagaacttcttgtggcacttcatcagaaacatgataagcatcactattggctcaagagacagatgcaaagcctcttggtggacgtcaatcgtatttgaaatcttgccaccaagaatgcatttgttgctcatgagacttgccggcgatcatggaagagtttgacgctgcttagtgctgaagcagatcttcaagacgatggcttcactgaaagattcaagtttgactccactcctccacggactgctgtcctacgtcgaactccatcacttgaagactctgactattcttcctctgcggcaactgtgtaTGCAAGAGTgattgatgatgaagatgatgctacttcacctcctcctacttctgcacgcatcgacactgcaccaagtacgtctgcaccgccaagcaacaacgacaaccctgctgcttcacctactcttgagaacgagtagatgctctatgtcttcaaacctttttggtccttactgacaaaagggggagaagcatatgagtttgatagtcttcaagcgggttcatatgggcggttgctttatattttgcctcgtgtttacaactctcgcttttgaaacatttggttctttgagttgtaacacttaaactcgatggtcgtctgctacttatttgctttactgtgatgcgatgataaattccgcatgtgcgatgataacttccgcacttagatcattctgcagacgtccatttttcattatgcatgtcattctatttgctatatcatttcatgcatgatgaattatcttcataagttgaagtggatctccacaagtacaacctgccatgtgcatttgcattccaaaagccaattacttatatgcacatcttcagggggaacccttgctacttatgaagacaataccctatcctttacaatttcacatactttatccccgttgaaaacttcaaccagtttgtcatcaatcaccaaaaagggggagattgtaagtgcatctagtgccacccctagttggttttggagtattgacgacaaagttggttgagggactaatgtgtttgtgagaattgcaggataacgcaggtagtgtccctcattcattcggtttacctatcggagatgacccctaaaaatgtatgaagacattgaagataatggtggtatgtgaagatattcatattgaagactatgacatgagaagacattgagtgaagactatggagcgcaaagactgtgttgtttcgctgtttcctttttcttctttgttgagtcataggaaccaccgtactgttaagtgggttccaagtgaactaagtcagaatgactaaagtgatgctcaacccaaatcctgtgtcttcgagcgaagacagtgagagcaaatcttatcctgagttggataagtcagctttgcttgtagcccaagtaaagctgtcgtgtgtgtttgaaatctgaccgttggaacacgtgtcagttccttagtgacccagggtcatttcggacatatcaggttgggttgcccaatggctataaatagcccaccccctacaccataaattggtggctgctcagagttagtgcacggcttttgtcgtttgagagcaacccacctcgaagcctttgagagagagaaatccttgcgaggaccaagcccaaacacccagagccaaagagtgttaggcatcactgaagtctttctgtctgtgtgacctgaagacttattacacttgaggactgtgtatcctccagccggttaggcgtcgcgttctgagcatccaagagtcattgtggattgccggtgaacgaagtctgtgaaggttcggaagtctaccttgaagacttaccagagtgattgggcgaggactaggtgtccttagatcaaggggaataaggtgaagacacgatcttatgagttgaatctcagcctccctaaccagacgtacagttgtcacagcaactggaactggtccaacaaatcatgtgccttcaacaagtgactggttctatcctcttccttcctttacttaagtttgtcttcgtgaagtcatggcctatctgtgtatctgtttgacttcattgcttgactactactgttgattggcttcatactatcttccatcctgattcttaccacttagctgctattagtcatgtactctcacatcattgcatacttgactatggtttgcttatgatagtttatcttccgctgcatatcaactaggtcatttctattgtttgtcttcgaaacttccaagttttgaagactttcattaaaatcgcctattcaccccccctctagtcgatactagcacttttagATACAAGCCATGGTGACCAAGGccgggcgggcgccagcgggcgcagaggagcaggtttcctctttggtgctgagGAGGCAAGCGCGGGCGCTGGGTCCCGAGGAACCAGCCAAAGGTTACCATTcccgtgcaacgagaccaagaccgccaggacgacaggacggatgtcatcaccgagcccaccgcagtgtcatgaccagaagctttgcaggcgaagaccacctttcgtcaggataagatgtactacttaccccccttcaaaattggccactgttggatcccttcccgccttcgtttcgggggaagaggaccgagaccactataaatatagcttagccaccaccgAAGAAGAGAGCTCTCTCTCTCTAGATCGAACCCATACTAGAGcagacctcgcgaggttgttcatcctttgtactagttcatcatcagccgctcgtgaggccaatccaccccaaagcaggagtatggtcttacaccgcaaggtggcccgaacctggataaactgcTGTGTTCCTCTTctttcttgttcatcgagctaggccgtgggagtGACGAATTGGTTgttggagaggttgagttcttcgcacacgtcccagagtttgaacctctcttgGGTCTGCGAAGCCCTGAATTCGACAGCCGGAGCCGCGATGACCCGCTGTGCTGCGATGGATCATCGCCGCGCTGTTGTTGTTGCCGAACGCCCTGCTCCGCCGATGAAGGGGTGCGGCTCGTGCTTGCAAGCCGGGCGGTGCTGCTTCCGCGATGACTCGCGTTGTTGCTTCATGTGGCACAATGTGTGTTGGCCGATCCAACGGTTGCGCGGGGAAGGTTCCGGCGGCCTGCAACCCGACTGATTTCTTCACGAAATCGACCGGTCGATCCATAGCAGCCGTCATTTCAAATAGTTTTGAAGCTATTATTTTTCTTTAGAAAAATAGTCTTGCTAAATTTCAGTCAACTGAGACGTAGTGTCTCGGTCGATGCTATATTCATGGATATTATTTTAAGATCTGTGTAAATTTTCTTTTAAGTTATTTTTTCCTGCATGTTATATATCATTTGATTGATATTAGACGTAGCCACAGCTTTTAAAAAACTGCTCTGTGGCGGACAATCAAAATTGGACGTCTAGTACCACGCGGAGCACACAAGGACGAACCCACCACAGCTGTGGTGGCTGCAAAAGCAACCGCTCCAGCTAAGAAAACTTTGGAAACACCCCAAACGGGGCCGTGCCGACATGCATAGATATTTTTTTTCTGACGGGAGTGCCGACATGCATGGATACAACGAGCCAGGTCCAAAAAGGACAGGCACAGCGCATCGGACAAGAACACGCCACCAGCAAACAGAGATTTTTAAGAGGGAGGAGGTTAATCTAATCTTCAGAGCTACAGCGCCCCATATTCGCACGGTCTCCAGAAGAAGATGCTACGTGGAGTGCAGGTGGCCAAATCACCTGCCAGCCCGGGGACACGGACACCACCTCCACATCAAAGTATCAAACCACACCAGTTACTAAAAACACCCGAAGTCTTGTCTATATAAATGGACGTGTACTACATGATCTGGCAATCCAAATCATCCAATCCAGTCGCCTCTTTCAGAAGGGAAAGCAGAGAGAAAGAAAGGAGAGGGCCTCGAGTGAAGTGAGCAAGCCATGGGCTCGGCAACAGTCCTGGAGGTGATCCTCGCCATCATCCTGCCTCCCGTCGGCGTCTTCCTGCGCTACAAACTCGGCGTAAGTGGTTACTCTTTCTACTGTGTACGGGCTTCGCTGTGCCTTATTTTAGTCCCGTATCTGATCTGGTTATTACTGGTGTCGATGCGTCGATTCAGGTGGAGTTCTGGATCTGTCTCTTGCTGACCATACTGGGGTACATACCGGGGATCATCTACGCGGTGTACGTGCTGGTAGTTTAAGCAAACAGCCTCTGCTGCAGGATCCAGGCTTGGACGAGCGAGTCGCTGTGCACGAGCAACTGATGCTGTCTGTGTTAAGATAGCATGTCTTTGTGTAAGCTTGTATGTATTGAATATTGTGGATTTCATTTTTTTTTTTGGAACTTGGTATTGTTGATCCTGTGATGTCACGAGTGTACGTAGCTCGAGGGCTTTAGGGCATTCGTCGGCTCCAGTGTTTGTGATCTTAAATTTAAAGTACTCTACTTCGGAAGCAATCGAAGTGGGAGGTCAGTACTGTTGCAAGTGTTTCAGAAACAGAGAAAAAATGCATGCATGATGGAACAACAACTCCATCTGTCCCATAAGGTGCATGCAGCATGATGGAACACCAACTCCATCTGTCCCATAAGGGCATCTCCNNNNNNNNNNNNNNNNNNNNNNNNNNNNNNNNNNNNNNNNNNNNNNNNNNNNNNNNNNNNNNNNNNNNNNNNNNNNNNNNNNNNNNNNNNNNNNNNNNNNNNNNNNNNNNNNNNNNNNNNNNNNNNNNNNNNNNNNNNNNNNNNNNNNNNNNNNNNNNNNNNNNNNNNNNNNNNNNNNNNNNNNNNNNNNNNNNNNNNNNNNNNNNNNNNNNNNNNNNNNNNNNNNNNNNNNNNNNNNNNNNNNNNNNNNNNNNNNNNNNNNccgccggaggggggggggggtccgtgGACACGGttgacaaaattcatgcaaacacggccggATTTCATGCAAACTTGATCGGTTTTCGTACAAACATAACGGATTTAATACAAAATCGGACGCAGACAGTTacattttgaaaatattttaaCTAAAAAGTTAAAAACTATGTGCACGTACGGTCGCGACGTGTCGGCGGTGGCCAtcctgggacccaagcggcggcggcctcgcgTGTTCCATTTCCCCTCTAAGTTGCCAGCGGACATGGACCTCGCGTGTTCCATTTCCCCTCTAAGTTGCCAGCGGACATGGACGCGGATGCGCTGGCCACTGACTCGTCGATCTCCTCCGCGCACCCGCCTTCTTTCTCTGTCTGCATGGCGTGGCTACACGTGCCCTCGACTGCGGATGGTGCGGTCGTAGGCACTGGAGGGGCGGTACGACGCAACGTTATCCATGCCCGTGCCGCCGTGCTTCCCTTCGTGCCAGCctagagcaactcgccactcctctgtGAGCTGGCttggagcggtgagttgctgaaccacgcgtcgAATTGGACCGGCAACTTGCTCCATCGGCATAGGGAAGGGAGGTGGAGTAGTGAGCTGCCTCACGCGTATTCGCTAGGATCGGCAGGCCACCATGccggcttttatgccggagaactgctcttccTTCCCGCCGGATGCCATCGAAATGGTGGAGAAAATGGTAAAGGAGGATATCgggggagcggcagaggggtgTGATTCTTTTCCGGCGCCTGCTATCGTCTAAATAGAggacggacgggaggagctcgaccggcgttgcgtttaatgcctGGTCGCTCCTGAACGaacatgtggccggagtaggtttctcggcttccaTGTGGGGTTAAAGGAGGAGTATGCATGCGGCGAGGAGGTATGTTCGGCCGGGTGTGTAGCAGGCGGCGCCCTCGGCCGGCGTGCCGCTTCAGTGGCGGAGgcagtgagaggttgcgtccgccCTGAGCCGCCTTCAATGCGGAGCGGCGCGCTCTAAGGCAGCATGAATACTGGCAGGTGGCGCCGGgctgaagcgcgcgcgggagggagaAAGTTTTTTTGGTGGGCCGTGGCGATCACAAGCGGGCTTGGGAGCGGTTcggactcccgcaaacctccccCACTTTTGTCTCCGGTTTGCGAGAGAAATCGTGTCGGGACCGCTCCGTGGACCGATACAGGTCGGCCTTGGATGGCTTCGGTGGTCCGAGCAGCCCGATCCGTATAGTGGAGGCAGGTTTACGGGtccgccttggagatgccctaatttTAGAGTGTTTTTGACACTTGTTTAGTTTTAAAATTGTTCTTGTATTATGGGACGGAGTGAGTAACAAAGAAGGTACGGTCTTCATATCTTCCATCATTTGCCCACCAGTAATGCAACACGTACGGGGTTATACGGGGTTTTACAGGTTGACCAAAAAATAACATGGCGTGGAAGTTTGTGGTTGGATTTCAGTTGCCAAAGAGGGCCCATGCCCGTGaaaatggggggggggggtgctatttcttgagcttgcgttgttttttccttgaagaggaaagggtgatgcagcaaagtagagataagtatttccctcggtttgagaaccaatgtatcaatccagtaggaggtacacgcaagtctccaatctatgcacctgcataaacaatcaaacaattgcacccaacatgataaaggggttgtcaatcccttcacagtcacttgcaaggatgagatctgatagagataaatataaaagataaataaaaaggcaaactaAAATAAATCTAAATAAATTGCACCAAGATATTttcggttttttggtttatagatttgaaaatatatgatgcaaaatagacccggggaccatacgtttcactagaggcttctcttttgAAAGAAaacacacggtgggtaaacaaattattgtagaGCAAATAATAGAAAGTGCAAAGTtacgacgatatccaaggcaatgatcatgaatataggcatcacttccatgtcaagtagaccgactcctgcctgcatatactactattactccacacatcgaccgctatgcagcatgcatctggagtattaagttcataagaacggagtaacgccttaagtaagatgacatgatgtagagggataaactcaagcaatatgatgaaaaccccatctttttacccttgatggcaacaacacaatacgctcgctatccctactatgtcactgggtgaggacaccgcaagattgaacccaaaactaagcacctctcccattgcaagaagaatcaatttagttggccaaaccaaaccgacaattcgaagagaaatacgaagatatttgatcatgcataaaagagttcagaaaagactcaaataatatttatagataaactgatcataaatccacaattcatcagatctcaacaaacacaccgcaaaagaatattacatcggatagaacaccaagaacatctaggagaacatggtattgaagatcatagagagagaaaaaccatctagctactagctatggacccgtaggtctgtggtaaactactcatgctttatCGGAAGgaaaatagagttgatgtagatgccctccgtgatcgaatccccctccggcagggtgcttctCATGggaatagaggcttgcggcggcgaaaaggtattttggtggacgcttctgttggtttgggaatatttgggaatttatagagcaaAAATTATGGTTgaaggactcccgaggggcccacaagccagagagcccccctagggcgcggcctgtgGGCTTGTGGTGCCTTCGCGACTCTTCTGGACCCCTCTCCAAGCTCCGTGgatgtcttgtggtccaagaaaaatcatcgcgaaagttttattctgtttggactccgttttatattccttttctgtaaactcaaaaacaaggaaaaaaacaacaactgacactggactctaggttaataggttagtaccgaaaataatataaaatagcatattaatgcatataaaacatccaaaacatataatatagtagcatggaacaataaaaaattatagatatgttggagacatatcaaccatccccaagcttaattcctacttgtcctcaagtaggtaactgataaaaacagaatttttgatgtggaatgctaccgagcatatttatccatgtaattttctttattgtggcatgaatattcatatccataagattcaaaacaaaagtttaatattaacataaaaacagttatacttcaagcatactaataaagcaaccgtgtcttctcaaaataacatggcaaaagaaagttatccctacaaaatcatatagcctagcTATGCTCCgtattcatcacacaaagtatttcatcatgcacaaccccggttttagccaagcaattgtttcacactttagtattctcaaactttttcaattttcacgcaatacataagcgtgatccatggatataacactataggtggaatagaatatggtggttgtggagaagaaaaaaagaaggagaaagtctcacatcaactagacgtatcaacgggctatgaagatgcccatcaatagatatcaatgtgagtgagtagggattgccatgcaacggatgcactagagccataagtttatgaaagctcaaaaagaaactaagtggatgtgcatccaactcgcttgctcacgaagacctagggcaatttgaggaagcccatcattggaatatacaagccaaattatataatgaaaaattcccactagtatatgaaagtgacaaaataggagactctctatcatgcagaacatggtgctactttgaagcacaagtgtgaaaaaaggatagtaacattgtcccttctctcttttctctcattttttgatgggcttctttggcctcttttcttttatttgggcttctttggcctcttttgttttttataaagtccggagactcatcccaatttgtgagggaatcatagcttcatcctttcctcacatgggacaatgctctaataatgatgaccattacacttttatttacttacaactaaagaataacaactcgatactagaacgaaaatatgactctatatgaatgcctccggcgggatgtgcaatgatctagcgtagcaaatgacatcaaaaaacggacaagccatgaaaacatcatgctagctatcttacggtcatgcaaagcaatatgacaatgatggtgtgtgtcataataaaaaggaactgtggaagttgcatggcaatatatctcaaaatggctattgaaatgctataataggtaggtatgatagcTGTTTTGAGGTAGGATATATGGTGGATTTAATGgaccggcgaaatttgcgcggtactagagaggctagcaatggtggaagggtgagagtgcatataatccatggactcaacattaatcataaagaactcacatactgtaACACCCGGAGAATCATGCTACAGAAATCTCCCCTTAATTGTGGCCATGTCATCGTGATTACTATGCAGcttgccacttgtccaaaaatcaAAGCCTTTTTCAAATTTAAATAAGTCGAAGAAATTATTTCTTCgagcagtaaaactaaaatgtttgccttATCCTATAAATTTCCCTGATCACTATCATGTTGAAACCAACCTTTTCTGAATTCCCAAAATGCCCATGAGAATTAATTTAGTGGTCCAGCAGCatttaaattggccttttcaatttctaaaattgATTAGACAACTCCTTTTGACCCCAACCTTTTTGTTCCAGCTCGAGGTATCGTGTTAaatttatgtgccaagttttgttcaaaacaaaactcaatTGGTACTAAAAGGAAATGCAAAACTGCTGCCATAAAAGAATAAATAGAAAATAGGAAGCAGAATAGAAATGAGGAAGAAGACATAGACAACACTATGCACTTTTGACCCACTATCAACATGAGCTAGCCAGCCCAGCTCTCCTAGCCTATCCCTATCCTCCCGCTACAGGAGGCAGAGGCCATGGCGTGGAG
This window encodes:
- the LOC119290723 gene encoding salt stress-induced hydrophobic peptide ESI3, giving the protein MGSATVLEVILAIILPPVGVFLRYKLGVEFWICLLLTILGYIPGIIYAVYVLVV